A single Macaca mulatta isolate MMU2019108-1 chromosome 15, T2T-MMU8v2.0, whole genome shotgun sequence DNA region contains:
- the PSMD5 gene encoding 26S proteasome non-ATPase regulatory subunit 5 isoform X1 codes for MAAQALALLREVARLEAPLEELRALHSVLQAVPLNELREQAAELRLGPLFSLLDENHREKTALCVSILERLLQAMEPVHVARNLRVDLQRGLIHPDDSVKILTLSQIGRIVENSDAVTEILNNAELLKQIVYCIGGENLSVAKAAIKSLSRISLTQAGLEALFESNLLDDLKSVMKTNDIVRYRVYELIVEISSVSPESLNYCTTSGLVTQLLRELTGEDVLVRATCIEMVTSLAYTHHGRQYLAQEGVIDQISNIIVGADSDPFSSFYLPGFVKFFGNLAVMDSPQQICERYPIFVEKVFEMTESQDPTMTGVAVDTVGILGSNVEGKQVLQKTGTRFERLLMRIGHQSKNAPVELKIRCLDAISSLLYLPPEQQTDDLLRMTESWFSALSRDPLELFRGISSQPFPELHCAALKVFTAIANQPWAQKLMFNSPGFVEYVVDRSVEHDKASKDAKYELVKALANSKTIAEIFGNPNYLRLRTYLSEGPYYVKPVSTTAVEGAE; via the exons ATGGCGGCCCAGGCCTTGGCGTTGCTGAGGGAGGTAGCGAGGCTGGAAGCGCCGCTGGAGGAGCTACGCGCTCTTCACTCAGTGCTGCAGGCAGTGCCGCTCAACGAGCTTCGCGAGCAAGCGGCGGAGCTGCGCCTCGGCCCGCTCTTCTCCCTGCTTGATGAGAACCATAG GGAAAAGACTGCTTTGTGTGTATCCATTCTGGAGAGACTGCTGCAAGCTATGGAACCAGTTCACGTGGCCCGGAACCTCAGGGTTGACCTGCAGAGGGGACTAATTCACCCTGATGATTCTGTAAAAATCCTTACCCTTTCCCAG attggAAGAATTGTTGAAAATTCTGATGCTGTTACTGAGATTCTAAATAATGCTGAATTACTAAAACAAATTGTTTATTGCATCGGTGGAGAGAATCTATCTGTAGCAAAAGCG gCCATCAAATCCCTGTCAAGAATATCACTAACCCAAGCTGGACTGGAGGCTTTATTTGAAAGCAATCTGCTGGATGATTTGAAAAgtgtaatgaaaacaaatgacATTGTTCGATACAGGGTGTATGAG ctaATTGTAGAGATTTCTTCTGTGTCACCAGAATCTTTAAACTACTGTACCACAAGTGGATTGGTAACGCAGCTCCTGAGAGAGCTGACTGGTGAGGATGTGTTGGTCAG AGCCACCTGTATAGAAATGGTGACATCACTGGCATATACTCATCATGGACGACAGTATCTTGCTCAAGAAGGAGTAATTGACCAAATTTCTAATATAATCGTTGGGGCAGATTCAGACCCTTTCTCTAGCTTCTATTTGCCAG GATTCGTGAAGTTTTTTGGAAACCTGGCTGTCATGGATAGTCCTCAACAGATCTGTGAGCGTTATCCTATCTTTGTGGAAAAAGTCTTTGAAATGACAGAAAGTCAGGACCCCACTATGACTGGTGTAGCTGTAGACACAGTTGGAATCTTGGGATCCAATGTTGAAGGAAAACAGGTTTTACAGAAAACAG GAACTCGCTTTGAACGCTTGCTTATGAGAATAGGACATCAATCAAAGAATGCCCCAGTGGAGCTAAAAATTAGATGTTTGGATGCAATTTCATCTCTTCTGTACTTACCA CCTGAGCAGCAGACTGATGACCTTCTGAGGATGACAGAATCCTGGTTTTCTGCTTTATCTCGGGATCCACTGGAGCTCTTCCGTGGCATTAGTAGTCAACCCTTCCCTGAACTACACTGTGCTGCCTTAAAAGTGTTTACG GCCATTGCAAACCAACCCTGGGCTCAGAAACTTATGTTTAACAGTCCAGGTTTTGTAGAATATGTGGTGGACCGGTCTGTGGAGCATGACAAAGCTTCAAAGGATGCCAAATATGAACTAGTGAAAGCACTTGCCAATTCCAAGACAATTGCAGAAATCTTTGGGAACCCAAATTATTTGAGGCTCAGAACTTACCTGAGTGAAGGTCCATACTATGTGAAACCTGTTTCCACGACAGCAGTAGAAGGAGCCGAATGA
- the PSMD5 gene encoding 26S proteasome non-ATPase regulatory subunit 5 isoform X2 — protein sequence MAAQALALLREVARLEAPLEELRALHSVLQAVPLNELREQAAELRLGPLFSLLDENHREKTALCVSILERLLQAMEPVHVARNLRVDLQRGLIHPDDSVKILTLSQIGRIVENSDAVTEILNNAELLKQIVYCIGGENLSVAKAAIKSLSRISLTQAGLEALFESNLLDDLKSVMKTNDIVRYRVYELIVEISSVSPESLNYCTTSGLVTQLLRELTGEDVLVRATCIEMVTSLAYTHHGRQYLAQEGVIDQISNIIVGADSDPFSSFYLPGFVKFFGNLAVMDSPQQICERYPIFVEKVFEMTESQDPTMTGVAVDTVGILGSNVEGKQVLQKTGTRFERLLMRIGHQSKNAPVELKIRCLDAISSLLYLPPEQQTDDLLRMTESWFSALSRDPLELFRGISSQPFPELHCAALKVFTAIANQPWAQKLMFNSPGFVEYVVDRSVEHDKASKDAKYELVKALANSKTIAEIFGNPNYLRHENRLSLGGRGCSE from the exons ATGGCGGCCCAGGCCTTGGCGTTGCTGAGGGAGGTAGCGAGGCTGGAAGCGCCGCTGGAGGAGCTACGCGCTCTTCACTCAGTGCTGCAGGCAGTGCCGCTCAACGAGCTTCGCGAGCAAGCGGCGGAGCTGCGCCTCGGCCCGCTCTTCTCCCTGCTTGATGAGAACCATAG GGAAAAGACTGCTTTGTGTGTATCCATTCTGGAGAGACTGCTGCAAGCTATGGAACCAGTTCACGTGGCCCGGAACCTCAGGGTTGACCTGCAGAGGGGACTAATTCACCCTGATGATTCTGTAAAAATCCTTACCCTTTCCCAG attggAAGAATTGTTGAAAATTCTGATGCTGTTACTGAGATTCTAAATAATGCTGAATTACTAAAACAAATTGTTTATTGCATCGGTGGAGAGAATCTATCTGTAGCAAAAGCG gCCATCAAATCCCTGTCAAGAATATCACTAACCCAAGCTGGACTGGAGGCTTTATTTGAAAGCAATCTGCTGGATGATTTGAAAAgtgtaatgaaaacaaatgacATTGTTCGATACAGGGTGTATGAG ctaATTGTAGAGATTTCTTCTGTGTCACCAGAATCTTTAAACTACTGTACCACAAGTGGATTGGTAACGCAGCTCCTGAGAGAGCTGACTGGTGAGGATGTGTTGGTCAG AGCCACCTGTATAGAAATGGTGACATCACTGGCATATACTCATCATGGACGACAGTATCTTGCTCAAGAAGGAGTAATTGACCAAATTTCTAATATAATCGTTGGGGCAGATTCAGACCCTTTCTCTAGCTTCTATTTGCCAG GATTCGTGAAGTTTTTTGGAAACCTGGCTGTCATGGATAGTCCTCAACAGATCTGTGAGCGTTATCCTATCTTTGTGGAAAAAGTCTTTGAAATGACAGAAAGTCAGGACCCCACTATGACTGGTGTAGCTGTAGACACAGTTGGAATCTTGGGATCCAATGTTGAAGGAAAACAGGTTTTACAGAAAACAG GAACTCGCTTTGAACGCTTGCTTATGAGAATAGGACATCAATCAAAGAATGCCCCAGTGGAGCTAAAAATTAGATGTTTGGATGCAATTTCATCTCTTCTGTACTTACCA CCTGAGCAGCAGACTGATGACCTTCTGAGGATGACAGAATCCTGGTTTTCTGCTTTATCTCGGGATCCACTGGAGCTCTTCCGTGGCATTAGTAGTCAACCCTTCCCTGAACTACACTGTGCTGCCTTAAAAGTGTTTACG GCCATTGCAAACCAACCCTGGGCTCAGAAACTTATGTTTAACAGTCCAGGTTTTGTAGAATATGTGGTGGACCGGTCTGTGGAGCATGACAAAGCTTCAAAGGATGCCAAATATGAACTAGTGAAAGCACTTGCCAATTCCAAGACAATTGCAGAAATCTTTGGGAACCCAAATTATTTGAG gcatgagaatcgcttgagcctgggaggcagaggttgcagtgagtga